In Gulosibacter molinativorax, a single window of DNA contains:
- a CDS encoding cytoplasmic protein produces the protein MSRRERRAQDARTVRSPDSVMVTLSAFRRTIRSGGNAREVQLEPFQARWLDEQDHSGQNTGDSETHAIFVELKEPAPQPTHDARLGPSES, from the coding sequence GTGTCGCGAAGAGAGCGACGCGCACAAGATGCGCGCACGGTTCGCAGCCCCGACAGCGTCATGGTGACGCTCAGCGCCTTCCGGCGGACGATCCGTTCCGGCGGCAACGCGCGGGAGGTCCAACTGGAGCCGTTTCAGGCTCGGTGGCTCGACGAGCAAGACCATTCGGGGCAGAACACCGGTGACTCCGAGACACACGCGATCTTCGTCGAGCTCAAGGAGCCCGCGCCGCAGCCGACCCACGACGCCAGGCTCGGTCCATCCGAGTCGTAG